One segment of Panicum virgatum strain AP13 chromosome 1K, P.virgatum_v5, whole genome shotgun sequence DNA contains the following:
- the LOC120709288 gene encoding disease resistance protein Pik-2-like — protein MEGAAKAILSNGAQVLGAEYRLLRGVGPRVVELRDDLDTMSALLIMQSEAGDGAAMDHFVRVWMNQLRELSYDSEDCIDLYKLRIKSRPSDGVRPWLERLLGTLLARRRLASQIAALRTRAVAIGERHARYGVDRDALRRCSPSSSSAPPVLAASAHALPPAHDPQHHHPVGIDGQAETLAKQLVDGESRPMVLSIVGFGGLGKTTLAKEVCRRLEADFPYQALVSVSQAFETVTDLEELCKRVLDQIEMVKAENARGTKNDQTPLAQLSDDKDPAHKLKEFLKDKRYLIVIDDVWTVRAWDAIQSKVLLRKNSCYSRIIVTTRIETVAKACSPAIGGRHYIHRMERLKPQDSKKLFLARTFGNKECPKELVATTEKILRRCAGLPLAIVSIANVLAGYTSAGSKYKWESIYNSIGSQMESNPTLEGMKQIVTLSYNHLPHELKACMMYLSIFPEDYEIDKHRLLCRWIAEGLVLEKRGLTLMEVAESYLDELVSRNMIELRVDFDYYWRVELCRVHDMLLEVMVSKSLESNFVSLLGGQYAGLSYGRIRRLSIQGNAEQHSKKMPGHGIEGMDVEHVRSLSMFQQGGQKLLDRLDKFPLLRVLDLEGCKGITEGHMKCICRLYLLRFLNLRGTDIRQVPPKIKNLEHLQTLDVRDTDVEGLPDTVKELYKLERLQIAHNDVSKYMWQLPLGLNKMKALREVAFSCLGNDVQVAKEVGELEQLEEISVYVDTDIIKDDKVLPELAKSLSKLYSLRRLIIGDVGYDKGALDFLHTMPEPPSQLLRYLMIAGGINGLPSWIGSLVHLVQFSMSWGQLVGDQLFDGLCKLPSLKIICIQQMCYVDRDLVARTRHGFPELSDLRVSCNFEKPNVLWFEKGSMPKLETLLFNFIDYEKRIDGIEHLTSLKEVHLWGRKNNPALERALEQLRVENQRRSEESIKQFQITVKYE, from the exons ATGGAGGGGGCGGCAAAGGCCATCTTGAGCAATGGTGCGCAGGTGCTGGGTGCGGAGTATCGCCTGCTCCGCGGCGTCGGCCCCAGGGTCGTTGAGCTTCGCGACGATCTGGACACCATGAGTGCCCTCCTCATCATGCAGTCCGAGGCCGGGgacggcgccgccatggaccACTTCGTCCGGGTGTGGATGAACCAGCTGCGCGAGCTCTCCTACGACTCCGAGGACTGCATCGACCTCTACAAGCTCCGCATCAAGTCCAGGCCGAGCGACGGCGTGCGTCCCTGGCTGGAGCGCCTGCTCGGGACGCTcctggcgcgccgccgcctcgccagcCAAATCGCCGCCCTCCGAACCCGCGCCGTCGCCATCGGCGAGCGCCACGCGCGGTACGGCGTCGACCGAGACGCGCTGCGCCGCTGCTCCCCTTCTTCGTCATCTGCACCTCCGGTCCTGGCGGCGTCTGCGCATGCGCTGCCCCCCGCCCACGACCCCCAGCACCACCACCCCGTCGGCATCGACGGCCAGGCGGAAACCCTGGCCAAGCAGCTGGTCGACGGAGAGAGCCGTCCCATGGTTCTCTCCATCGTGGGTTTTGGGGGCCTCGGCAAGACAACGCTGGCAAAGGAGGTGTGCCGGCGGCTAGAGGCGGACTTCCCGTACCAAGCGCTGGTGTCGGTGTCTCAGGCGTTCGAGACCGTCACGGATCTCGAGGAACTGTGCAAGCGGGTGCTTGACCAGATCGAGATGGTTAAAGCAGAGAATGCAAGAGGCACCAAGAATGATCAAACACCGCTGGCACAACTATCGGACGACAAAGATCCGGCTCACAAGCTCAAGGAGTTTCTCAAGGACAAGAG GTACCTCATTGTGATCGATGATGTGTGGACCGTACGAGCATGGGACGCAATCCAATCCAAGGTGTTGTTGAGAAAGAACAGCTGCTACAGCAGAATTATCGTGACCACTAGGATAGAAACTGTGGCGAAAGCATGCAGTCCTGCAATCGGTGGGCGACACTACATACATCGCATGGAACGCCTCAAGCCCCAAGATTCCAAGAAGTTGTTCCTTGCAAGAACATTTGGCAACAAGGAGTGCCCCAAGGAGCTTGTAGCTACAACTGAGAAAATTTTAAGAAGATGTGCTGGGCTGCCATTGGCCATTGTTAGCATCGCTAACGTTTTGGCAGGCTATACATCAGCAGGAAGCAAATATAAATGGGAATCAATCTACAATTCAATCGGTTCTCAGATGGAGAGCAACCCCACCCTTGAAGGGATGAAGCAGATCGTCACACTCAGCTACAACCACCTGCCCCATGAGCTCAAGGCCTGCATGATGTACCTTAGCATATTTCCGGAGGATTACGAGATCGACAAGCATCGGCTCCTGTGTAGATGGATTGCTGAAGGATTGGTCCTGGAGAAGCGGGGCTTGACCCTAATGGAGGTTGCTGAATCATACTTGGATGAGCTAGTAAGCAGGAACATGATTGAATTGCGTGTTGATTTCGACTACTACTGGAGAGTGGAGCTGTGCCGGGTGCACGACATGCTTCTTGAGGTCATGGTGTCCAAGTCCCTGGAGAGTAACTTCGTCAGCCTTCTAGGAGGGCAATATGCAGGGTTGTCGTATGGCAGGATTCGTCGTCTCTCCATCCAGGGGAACGCAGAGCAACACAGCAAAAAGATGCCAGGACACGGCATCGAGGGGATGGATGTGGAGCATGTCCGATCACTGAGCATGTTTCAACAAGGAGGGCAGAAGCTGCTCGATCGCCTAGACAAGTTCCCGCTGCTGAGGGTACTTGACCTGGAAGGTTGCAAGGGCATAACAGAAGGTCATATGAAGTGTATCTGTAGGCTGTACCTTCTCAGATTCTTGAACTTGAGAGGTACAGATATCCGGCAGGTGCCGCCTAAGATCAAGAACCTAGAGCATCTGCAGACGCTTGATGTACGTGACACCGATGTTGAGGGGCTACCGGACACTGTCAAGGAGCTTTACAAGCTCGAGCGACTGCAGATAGCGCACAATGATGTTTCAAAGTACATGTGGCAGCTTCCCCTAGGGCTCAATAAGATGAAGGCGCTGCGCGAGGTGGCTTTCTCATGCCTCGGAAATGATGTGCAGGTTGCAAAAGAAGTGGGTGAGCTAGAACAACTTGAAGAGATAAGTGTCTACGTCGACACCGACATCATCAAGGACGACAAGGTGCTCCCAGAGCTTGCCAAATCATTGAGCAAGTTATACTCCCTCCGACGCCTCATCATAGGAGATGTGGGTTACGACAAGGGAGCACTCGACTTTCTCCATACAATGCCCGAGCCGCCGTCGCAACTCCTCCGGTACCTTATGATCGCCGGCGGCATTAATGGTTTGCCCTCCTGGATCGGGTCACTCGTTCACCTTGTTCAGTTCAGCATGTCTTGGGGACAGCTTGTTGGTGATCAGCTATTCGACGGCCTGTGTAAGTTACCAAGCCTCAAGATCATCTGCATTCAGCAAATGTGCTACGTCGACCGGGACCTGGTTGCACGCACCAGACACGGTTTTCCGGAGCTCAGCGACCTGAGAGTGTCTTGTAACTTTGAAAAACCCAATGTTCTTTGGTTCGAGAAAGGGTCCATGCCAAAGCTCGAGACACTGCTCTTTAACTTCATTGACTATGAGAAGAGGATCGACGGCATCGAGCACCTGACCAGCCTCAAGGAGGTACACCTTTGGGGTAGGAAGAACAACCCTGCACTAGAGCGTGCCCTGGAGCAGCTCAGGGTTGAGAACCAGAGGCGCAGCGAGGAATCCATTAAACAGTTCCAGATTACAGTCAAGTACGAGTAG
- the LOC120655454 gene encoding WAG22 antigen-like — MGTRLLLRRAGRQRRGWVQQRQRSASGGAAGWSDHKRASNATTRGVGGGARGNGACGNGGWRLDLCAAVGRGAAVASGLERAWRPAQAEPRAGDAREPMTGAGGVREPAMSREPRADGARELAAAWGRRRAGAGGRSGWTMRRAGRVAEPGQESTTGGSGWLATVAAGAGGGGGSRGEKEIRV; from the coding sequence ATGGGAACTCGGCTTCTTCTCCGTAGGGcagggaggcagcggcgcggctgGGTACAGCAGCGACAGCGCAGCGCgagtggcggcgcggccgggtggAGCGACCACAAGAGGGCCAGCAACGCGACCACAAgaggggtgggcggcggcgcgcggggcaaTGGAGCTTGCGGCAATGGAGGATGGCGGCTGGACCTGTGTGCGGCCGtcgggcggggcgcggcggtggcctcgGGCCTCGAGAGGGCCTGGCGGCCAGCGCAGGCGGAGCCGAGGGCCGGCGACGCACGAGAGCCGATGAcaggggccggcggcgtgcgggagCCGGCGATGTCGCGGGAGCCGAGGGCCGACGGCGCACgagagctggcggcggcgtggggccgGCGACGTGCGGGAGCCGGGGGCAGGAGCGGATGGACGATGCGCAGGGCTGGGAGAGTGGCGGAGCCCGGGCAGGAGAGCAccaccggcggcagcggctggctGGCCACGGTGGCCGCGGGAGCAGGTGGAGGGGGAGGAAGCAGGGGAGAAAAGGAGATTAGGGTTTAG